A single Desulfovibrio piger DNA region contains:
- a CDS encoding HypC/HybG/HupF family hydrogenase formation chaperone gives MCLAIPAQVVELQEQGMARVRVGESQTYLTASMLLLPEPPRVGDYVIVHAGFALHSLTPEQAQESLAALREVAEAIEGQKPLF, from the coding sequence ATGTGTCTTGCCATTCCGGCCCAGGTGGTCGAACTCCAGGAACAGGGCATGGCCCGCGTGCGCGTGGGCGAAAGCCAGACCTACCTTACCGCCTCCATGCTCCTGCTGCCCGAGCCGCCCAGGGTCGGTGATTATGTCATCGTCCATGCGGGCTTCGCCCTGCACAGCCTCACGCCCGAGCAGGCCCAGGAGAGCCTGGCGGCCCTGCGCGAGGTGGCCGAGGCCATCGAAGGCCAGAAACCCCTGTTCTGA
- the lspA gene encoding signal peptidase II, translating to MRKYTILGGYGLLALVLDQLTKWWAVAAIDPPHPVTVIPGLLDLVLVHNRGAAFGFLNRSDIQWQFWLFLGATVVAAAAIVALLRSSRFNAWLSAALGLVLGGALGNLVDRIRFRAVIDFVDVYVGQWHWPAFNVADMAICIGAILACIVIWRTPEAPEKRKEKKS from the coding sequence ATGCGAAAATATACGATCCTGGGCGGCTACGGCCTGCTGGCGCTGGTGCTTGACCAGCTGACCAAATGGTGGGCCGTGGCCGCCATCGATCCCCCGCACCCCGTGACGGTCATCCCCGGCCTGCTGGATCTGGTGCTGGTCCACAACCGGGGCGCGGCCTTCGGCTTTTTGAACCGTTCCGACATCCAGTGGCAGTTCTGGCTGTTCCTGGGCGCGACCGTGGTGGCCGCCGCGGCCATCGTGGCCCTGCTGCGCAGCTCCCGCTTCAATGCCTGGCTCAGCGCCGCTCTGGGCCTGGTGCTGGGGGGCGCGCTGGGCAATCTGGTGGACCGCATCCGCTTCCGGGCGGTCATCGACTTCGTGGATGTCTATGTGGGGCAGTGGCACTGGCCCGCCTTCAATGTGGCGGACATGGCCATCTGCATCGGCGCCATCCTGGCCTGCATCGTCATCTGGCGTACCCCGGAAGCCCCGGAAAAGCGCAAGGAGAAAAAATCATGA
- the hmcB gene encoding sulfate respiration complex iron-sulfur protein HmcB: MNRRKFLTILGSAGVASALGTAQVAKAGGTHMFPYYEDSYGVLHDTTRCIGCRSCEEACNKVNHLPKPEKPFTDLSVCDTRRRTSADTWTVVNKYEVGGKPVFRKLQCFHCNDPACASACFAKCFQKQPDGSVTYDGSQCVGCRYCMIACPFYVPGFQYNEAWDPLVQKCTFCEPRLKEGKLPGCVEACPMDALTFGRRSDLIKIARKRIAENPGKYVDYIYGEWDAGGTAWMVLAPKPTPSAVKAAGTADAGHTFKELGLDTHLGNRPMGELTYGALGAVPMIIAFWPILFGGAYGMTKRREAMSKAAQEKTVQTAKEDVTAAMDAAVRSIEQNQGPVAADEARKAMIEALKAREAQNGCDGCCGCKHGEDK, translated from the coding sequence ATGAATCGTAGAAAATTTCTGACCATCCTGGGCAGCGCTGGCGTCGCTTCCGCATTGGGCACGGCACAAGTGGCCAAGGCCGGCGGCACCCACATGTTCCCTTACTATGAAGACAGCTACGGCGTCCTGCACGATACCACCCGCTGCATCGGCTGCCGCAGCTGCGAAGAGGCTTGCAACAAGGTCAACCACCTGCCCAAGCCCGAAAAGCCCTTCACCGACCTTTCCGTCTGCGACACGCGGCGCCGTACTTCCGCCGATACCTGGACGGTGGTCAACAAGTACGAAGTGGGCGGCAAGCCCGTGTTCCGCAAGCTGCAGTGCTTCCACTGCAACGACCCGGCCTGTGCCTCCGCCTGTTTCGCCAAATGCTTCCAGAAGCAGCCCGACGGCAGCGTGACCTACGACGGCTCCCAGTGCGTGGGTTGCCGTTACTGCATGATCGCCTGTCCCTTCTATGTGCCCGGCTTCCAGTACAACGAGGCCTGGGACCCGCTGGTCCAGAAGTGCACCTTCTGCGAACCCCGCCTGAAGGAAGGCAAGCTGCCCGGCTGTGTGGAAGCCTGCCCCATGGATGCCCTGACCTTCGGTCGCCGCTCCGACCTCATCAAGATCGCCCGCAAGCGCATCGCCGAGAACCCCGGCAAGTATGTGGACTACATCTATGGTGAGTGGGACGCCGGTGGCACCGCCTGGATGGTCCTGGCTCCCAAGCCCACCCCGTCGGCCGTCAAGGCCGCCGGTACGGCCGACGCCGGCCATACCTTCAAGGAACTGGGTCTGGACACCCACCTGGGCAACCGTCCCATGGGTGAGCTGACCTACGGCGCCCTGGGTGCCGTGCCCATGATCATCGCCTTCTGGCCCATCCTCTTCGGTGGCGCCTACGGCATGACCAAGCGCCGCGAGGCCATGAGCAAGGCCGCCCAGGAAAAGACCGTCCAGACCGCCAAGGAAGATGTGACGGCCGCCATGGACGCCGCTGTGCGCAGCATCGAGCAGAACCAGGGCCCCGTGGCCGCCGATGAGGCCCGCAAGGCCATGATCGAGGCCCTCAAGGCCCGTGAGGCTCAAAACGGCTGCGACGGCTGCTGCGGCTGCAAGCACGGGGAGGATAAGTAA
- the hysD gene encoding NiFeSe hydrogenase maturation protease produces the protein MDKVLVMGIGNLLLTDDGVGVHAAQTLAGESWPENVTIMEAGTFTQDVFYLFKGFAHVLILDIVHGHAGPGTVYRLSESQLVDNEKQRLSIHDIDLLDSLRMAEMLHGSRPRLTVMGMEPADYTSWSMELSPAVRERFPAYLDEVRKEILRLSRQYAGNDPGTTC, from the coding sequence ATGGACAAAGTGCTTGTCATGGGTATCGGCAACCTGCTCCTCACCGACGATGGTGTCGGCGTCCATGCCGCCCAGACCCTGGCCGGGGAATCCTGGCCCGAAAACGTCACCATCATGGAAGCGGGCACCTTCACCCAGGATGTCTTCTATCTGTTCAAGGGCTTCGCCCATGTGCTCATCCTGGACATCGTCCACGGCCATGCCGGGCCCGGCACGGTCTATCGCCTGAGCGAGAGCCAGCTGGTGGACAACGAGAAACAGCGCCTCTCCATCCACGACATCGACCTGCTGGATTCCCTGCGCATGGCCGAGATGCTCCACGGCTCCCGTCCCAGACTTACCGTCATGGGCATGGAGCCCGCGGACTACACGTCCTGGAGCATGGAGCTTTCCCCGGCCGTGCGGGAACGCTTCCCCGCCTATCTGGACGAGGTCCGCAAGGAGATTTTGCGCCTGTCCCGCCAATACGCCGGGAACGATCCCGGCACTACCTGCTAA
- the ybgF gene encoding tol-pal system protein YbgF has protein sequence MNSKRLLPLCGLICATAMLGACVGQSSSSAANESMYLEQRVQEHDALLRQMQPAQAEVWNQVQAMRQELNTLKGLVDDLKNVGGAAALAERVRAHDAALRQVETSMALNLNLGEPMPAAGAAPAHAAAPQANAPLFQPQQNPYAAPAAGAAAGAAAGAAAGLATGPYGDAAAAPAAAPAATGSTWGQPTPQPEAKPAAKKDLSLALYDAGLNAFTARKYDEAQRSFADFMKNYPTHSMAPDAQYYLAECYFQRNQFPDAALAYDTVITKFAKSSRAPGAYLKQGICFSKMNQKAAAKARMNELIKKYPNSPEAARAKTFLKTNK, from the coding sequence ATGAACAGCAAACGTCTTCTTCCTCTGTGTGGCCTGATCTGCGCCACCGCCATGCTGGGCGCTTGCGTGGGCCAGAGCAGCAGCAGTGCTGCCAACGAAAGCATGTATCTTGAGCAGCGCGTGCAGGAGCATGATGCCCTGCTGCGCCAGATGCAGCCCGCCCAGGCCGAGGTCTGGAACCAGGTGCAGGCCATGCGCCAGGAACTGAACACCCTCAAGGGCCTGGTGGACGACCTGAAGAACGTGGGCGGTGCCGCGGCCCTGGCGGAACGCGTGCGCGCCCATGATGCCGCCCTGCGCCAGGTGGAGACCAGCATGGCCCTCAACCTCAACCTGGGCGAGCCCATGCCCGCTGCCGGCGCCGCGCCCGCCCATGCCGCCGCGCCCCAGGCCAATGCGCCCCTGTTCCAGCCGCAGCAGAACCCCTATGCGGCACCCGCCGCCGGTGCCGCGGCCGGTGCTGCCGCCGGTGCCGCCGCCGGTCTGGCCACCGGCCCTTACGGGGATGCCGCCGCTGCCCCTGCCGCCGCTCCGGCCGCCACGGGCAGCACCTGGGGGCAGCCCACGCCCCAGCCCGAAGCCAAGCCCGCTGCGAAGAAGGACCTGTCCCTGGCCCTCTATGACGCGGGCCTCAATGCCTTCACGGCCCGCAAGTACGATGAGGCCCAGCGCTCCTTCGCCGATTTCATGAAGAACTATCCCACGCACAGCATGGCCCCCGACGCGCAGTACTATCTGGCCGAGTGCTACTTCCAGCGCAACCAGTTCCCCGATGCCGCCCTGGCCTACGATACGGTCATCACCAAGTTCGCCAAAAGCTCCCGGGCGCCGGGCGCCTACCTGAAGCAGGGCATCTGCTTCAGCAAGATGAACCAGAAGGCCGCCGCCAAGGCGCGCATGAACGAGCTCATCAAGAAGTACCCCAACTCGCCCGAAGCAGCCCGTGCCAAGACCTTCCTCAAGACCAACAAGTAG
- a CDS encoding PLDc N-terminal domain-containing protein, translated as MTFAWWHVLVALIPILPNLWSIWHIWNHRFSSFQQKAVWLVIAVFLPVLGGLIYIFAGRRHAGEKI; from the coding sequence ATGACCTTCGCCTGGTGGCATGTCCTGGTGGCCCTGATCCCCATCCTGCCCAACCTCTGGAGCATCTGGCACATCTGGAACCACCGCTTCTCTTCCTTCCAGCAAAAGGCCGTCTGGCTGGTCATCGCCGTGTTCCTGCCTGTGCTGGGGGGCCTGATCTATATTTTCGCCGGTCGCAGGCACGCCGGTGAAAAAATTTAA
- the ileS gene encoding isoleucine--tRNA ligase, with product MSDYKKTLNLPKTAFPMKANLAQREPQQLKQWEETKAYEAMIENCTGKGAFVLHDGPPYANGHIHMGTALNKILKDIVVKSRNMQGYRAHYVPGWDCHGLPIEHKVEQELKEKKKTLPAHVVRKMCRDYAGKWIDIQRKEFKRLGVLGDWDDPYKSMNPAYEAATAHELAKFVDRGGVVRAKKPIYWCCSCHTALAEAEVEYGDHTSPSIFVRFALNDADLARRIPGADPSRAYVVIWTTTPWTLPDNMAVCLHPEFTYVLVETGGCQYLLAEELLEGCAASFGWEDVSVVGRATGQELEGLMARHPFYDRQSPLILGRHVTLDAGTGCVHTAPGHGREDYEVGLAYKLDVYSPLDDAGRFLPSVEFFAGLNVFEANPRVIEKLTEVGALLKTAKISHSYPHCWRCKQPVIFRATTQWFISMEKNDLRKKALNAIDTKVQWIPAWGRDRIYNMIESRPDWCISRQRQWGVPIMALLCKDCGEAWNDAQWMHEMADRFAKHPTGCDYWYEAPLEEIVPEGLTCPHCGGRHWEKEDDILDVWFDSGTSFAAVLETRPELSAPADLYLEGSDQHRGWFHSSLLVAEGTRNVPPYKAVLTHGYVVDGDGRKMSKSIGNVIAPQELIDKYGAEIVRLWVSSVEYREDIRISDQILGRLVDAYRRIRNTCRFILGTINDLTRADLLPLDQLLPLDRYALHAAAQVHDRVQDAYMTYDFHKVYHSLHNYCVTDLSAVYLDILKDRLYSSAPAATERRSAQTALYHLLCLLVRDMAPVLSFTAEEIFHHLPNDLRDDVPTVFALPPVDSRPYLLEDGVRDDWNVLLAVRGAVTRAIEPLRRDSVVGHSLDTSVTLYVADELRERLEGLHTDLRAFFIVSQLHLAPLAAAPADAVQDAEVAGLAVGVAKAAGEKCERCWIYSTELGSDPAHPTLCPRCAKVMAELPEA from the coding sequence ATGAGCGACTATAAAAAAACCCTGAATTTGCCCAAGACCGCCTTCCCCATGAAGGCCAATCTTGCCCAGCGCGAGCCCCAGCAGCTCAAGCAGTGGGAAGAAACCAAGGCCTATGAGGCCATGATCGAAAACTGCACCGGCAAGGGCGCGTTCGTCCTGCATGACGGCCCGCCGTACGCCAACGGTCATATCCACATGGGCACGGCCCTGAACAAGATCCTGAAGGACATCGTGGTCAAGTCGCGCAACATGCAGGGCTACCGCGCCCACTATGTGCCCGGCTGGGACTGCCACGGCCTGCCCATCGAGCACAAGGTGGAACAGGAACTGAAGGAAAAGAAAAAGACCCTGCCCGCCCATGTGGTGCGCAAGATGTGCCGCGACTACGCCGGCAAGTGGATCGACATCCAGCGCAAGGAATTCAAGCGCCTGGGCGTGCTGGGCGACTGGGACGACCCCTACAAGAGCATGAACCCCGCCTATGAGGCCGCCACGGCCCACGAACTGGCCAAATTCGTGGACAGGGGCGGCGTGGTGCGCGCCAAGAAGCCCATCTACTGGTGCTGCTCCTGCCATACGGCCCTGGCCGAAGCCGAAGTGGAATACGGCGACCACACCTCGCCCTCCATCTTCGTGCGCTTCGCCCTCAACGACGCCGACCTGGCCCGGCGCATCCCCGGCGCCGACCCGTCCCGCGCCTATGTGGTCATCTGGACCACCACGCCCTGGACCCTGCCGGACAACATGGCCGTCTGCCTGCACCCCGAATTCACCTATGTGCTGGTGGAGACCGGCGGCTGCCAGTACCTGCTGGCCGAAGAGCTGCTGGAAGGCTGCGCCGCGTCCTTCGGCTGGGAAGACGTGAGCGTGGTGGGCCGCGCCACCGGCCAGGAACTGGAAGGCCTCATGGCCCGCCACCCCTTCTATGACCGCCAGTCCCCCCTGATCCTGGGCCGCCACGTGACCCTGGATGCCGGTACCGGCTGCGTCCACACCGCTCCCGGCCACGGCCGCGAGGACTACGAAGTGGGCCTGGCCTACAAGCTGGACGTCTATTCGCCCCTGGACGACGCGGGCCGCTTTTTGCCGTCCGTGGAATTTTTCGCCGGTCTCAACGTCTTTGAGGCCAACCCCAGGGTCATCGAAAAGCTGACCGAAGTGGGCGCCCTGCTCAAGACCGCCAAGATCAGCCACTCCTACCCGCACTGCTGGCGCTGCAAGCAGCCGGTCATCTTCCGTGCCACCACCCAGTGGTTCATCAGCATGGAGAAGAACGACCTGCGCAAGAAGGCCCTCAACGCCATCGACACCAAGGTGCAGTGGATCCCCGCCTGGGGCCGCGACCGCATCTACAACATGATCGAGTCCCGTCCCGACTGGTGCATCTCGCGCCAGCGCCAGTGGGGCGTGCCCATCATGGCCCTGCTCTGCAAGGACTGCGGCGAAGCCTGGAACGACGCCCAGTGGATGCACGAGATGGCCGACCGCTTCGCCAAGCACCCCACGGGCTGCGACTACTGGTATGAAGCCCCCCTGGAAGAGATCGTGCCCGAAGGCCTCACCTGCCCCCACTGCGGCGGCCGGCACTGGGAAAAGGAAGACGACATCCTCGACGTGTGGTTCGACTCCGGTACCAGCTTCGCCGCCGTGCTGGAGACCCGCCCCGAGCTCTCCGCGCCTGCTGACCTCTATCTGGAAGGCTCGGACCAGCACCGCGGCTGGTTCCACAGCTCCCTGCTGGTGGCCGAGGGCACCCGCAATGTTCCGCCCTACAAGGCCGTGCTGACCCACGGCTATGTGGTGGACGGCGACGGCCGCAAGATGTCCAAATCCATCGGCAATGTCATCGCCCCGCAGGAGCTCATCGACAAATACGGCGCCGAGATCGTGCGCCTGTGGGTCTCCTCGGTGGAATACCGCGAAGACATCCGCATCTCGGACCAGATCCTGGGCCGCCTGGTGGATGCCTACCGCCGTATCCGCAACACCTGCCGCTTCATCCTGGGCACCATCAACGACCTGACCCGCGCCGACCTGCTGCCCCTGGACCAGCTGCTGCCCCTGGACCGCTACGCGCTCCATGCCGCCGCCCAGGTGCATGACCGCGTGCAGGATGCCTACATGACCTATGATTTCCACAAGGTCTACCACAGCCTGCACAACTACTGCGTGACCGACCTCTCGGCCGTGTATCTGGACATCCTCAAGGACCGCCTGTATTCCTCCGCCCCTGCCGCCACGGAACGCCGCTCGGCCCAGACCGCCCTGTACCACCTGCTCTGCCTGCTGGTGCGCGACATGGCGCCGGTGCTGTCCTTCACCGCCGAAGAGATCTTCCACCACCTGCCCAACGACCTGCGCGACGACGTGCCCACGGTCTTCGCCCTGCCGCCCGTGGACAGCAGGCCCTATCTGCTGGAAGACGGCGTGCGCGACGACTGGAACGTGCTGCTGGCCGTGCGCGGCGCCGTGACCCGCGCCATCGAGCCCCTGCGCCGCGACAGCGTGGTGGGCCATTCGCTGGATACCAGCGTGACCCTCTATGTGGCCGACGAGCTGCGTGAACGCCTGGAAGGCCTGCACACCGACCTGCGCGCCTTCTTCATCGTCTCGCAGCTGCATCTGGCGCCCCTGGCCGCAGCTCCGGCCGACGCCGTGCAGGACGCCGAAGTGGCCGGCCTGGCCGTGGGCGTGGCCAAGGCCGCCGGTGAAAAGTGCGAACGCTGCTGGATCTACAGCACCGAACTGGGCAGCGATCCCGCGCATCCCACCCTCTGCCCCCGCTGTGCCAAGGTCATGGCGGAACTGCCCGAGGCGTAA
- the hmcC gene encoding sulfate respiration complex protein HmcC: protein MSQHQIVIPTKDKLFNLGEFSLRRPGNMITAVILVVGFVLTFIRFTQGIGSITNLSDTQPWGMWIGFDLLCGVCLAAGGYFTTVACYVMGMKHFHSAVRPAVTTAFLGYAFVVFALLYDLGHPLRLPYMFFFPGTTSVLFEVGLCVATYLTVLFIEFSVAPMEWLACKFPFLKKWRKVVVRCTIILTIFGVCLSTLHQSSLGALYLIAPGKLHPLWYSPFMPMFFFVSSMAAGCSMVIFEGMWAHKGVHHYMDETHLREADEVVFSFSKAGAFILFGYFMLKLIDMLVQANLPYLCSGYGLWWLVEMLFFVLMPALLYAKGSRDRNIKLCRFASANAVLGIVLNRFNVSMIAFNYTLPADERYFPSIWEVCISIFVVTLIVTVYRFIVYHMPVLYEHPDFKDAH, encoded by the coding sequence ATGTCCCAGCACCAAATCGTGATCCCCACCAAGGACAAACTGTTCAACCTTGGTGAGTTTTCCCTGCGTCGCCCCGGCAACATGATCACCGCGGTCATCCTGGTCGTGGGCTTCGTACTGACCTTCATCCGCTTCACCCAGGGCATCGGCTCCATCACCAACCTGTCCGATACCCAGCCCTGGGGCATGTGGATCGGCTTCGACCTGCTCTGCGGCGTGTGTCTGGCCGCCGGTGGCTACTTCACCACCGTGGCCTGCTACGTCATGGGCATGAAGCACTTCCATTCGGCCGTGCGCCCCGCCGTGACCACCGCCTTCCTGGGCTACGCCTTCGTGGTCTTCGCCCTGCTGTATGACCTTGGTCACCCGCTGCGTCTGCCCTACATGTTCTTCTTCCCCGGCACCACCTCGGTCCTGTTCGAAGTGGGCCTGTGCGTGGCCACGTACCTGACCGTGCTGTTCATCGAATTCTCGGTGGCCCCCATGGAATGGCTGGCCTGCAAGTTCCCCTTCCTCAAGAAGTGGCGCAAGGTCGTGGTGCGCTGCACCATCATCCTGACCATCTTCGGCGTGTGCCTGTCCACCCTGCACCAGTCCTCGCTGGGCGCCCTCTACCTGATCGCCCCCGGCAAGCTGCATCCGCTGTGGTACTCCCCCTTCATGCCCATGTTCTTCTTCGTCAGCTCCATGGCTGCCGGCTGCTCCATGGTCATCTTTGAAGGCATGTGGGCCCACAAGGGCGTGCACCACTACATGGACGAAACACACCTGCGCGAAGCCGACGAAGTGGTCTTCAGCTTCTCCAAGGCCGGTGCCTTCATCCTTTTCGGCTACTTCATGCTGAAGCTCATCGACATGCTGGTCCAGGCCAACCTGCCCTACCTCTGCAGCGGTTACGGTCTGTGGTGGCTGGTGGAAATGCTGTTCTTCGTGCTGATGCCCGCGCTGCTGTATGCCAAGGGCTCCCGCGACCGCAACATCAAGCTCTGCCGCTTCGCTTCCGCCAATGCCGTGCTGGGCATCGTCCTGAACCGCTTCAACGTGTCCATGATCGCCTTCAACTACACCCTGCCCGCTGACGAGCGCTACTTCCCCAGCATCTGGGAAGTGTGCATCTCCATCTTCGTGGTGACCCTGATCGTGACCGTGTACCGCTTCATCGTCTATCACATGCCGGTGCTGTACGAACACCCCGACTTCAAGGATGCCCACTAG
- a CDS encoding DVU0772 family protein produces MNRLQDYALYDISWNLSPEHAVTMYLEWGNNDWHSEYPPVRSKEDVSHYFVVDSWGKEPVIRLVRRNSENAEDLFTMPLPSHLLPEYESVHGKWRGISEPTPAIKSWLRHELGQ; encoded by the coding sequence ATGAACCGCCTGCAAGATTATGCTCTTTACGATATCTCCTGGAACCTGAGCCCCGAGCATGCCGTGACCATGTATCTTGAATGGGGCAACAACGACTGGCATTCCGAATATCCGCCCGTGCGCTCCAAGGAAGATGTGTCCCACTATTTCGTGGTGGACAGCTGGGGCAAGGAGCCCGTCATCCGCCTGGTGCGCCGCAATTCCGAAAACGCTGAAGACCTGTTCACCATGCCGCTGCCTTCCCACCTGCTGCCCGAATACGAATCCGTGCACGGCAAGTGGCGCGGCATCAGCGAACCCACCCCCGCCATCAAGAGCTGGCTGCGCCACGAACTGGGCCAGTAG
- a CDS encoding molybdenum cofactor biosynthesis protein MoaE yields MDVNKVLQELKARPGFTDHVGMMLVHNGVVRGWSRKDHAPVSSVTVSHDQAKMDAICHEMEQRPGIFAIVAQANEGELQPGDDLLLLVVAGDIRENVKATFAELLDRIKSEAVIKQEHGPEA; encoded by the coding sequence ATGGACGTCAACAAGGTTTTGCAGGAACTCAAGGCCCGCCCCGGCTTCACCGATCATGTGGGCATGATGCTGGTACACAACGGCGTGGTCCGCGGCTGGTCGCGCAAGGATCACGCGCCGGTCAGCTCCGTCACCGTCAGCCATGACCAGGCCAAAATGGACGCCATCTGTCATGAGATGGAGCAGCGGCCCGGCATCTTCGCCATCGTGGCCCAGGCCAATGAAGGCGAATTGCAGCCCGGTGACGACCTGCTCCTGCTGGTGGTGGCCGGTGACATCCGCGAGAACGTCAAAGCCACCTTTGCCGAGCTGCTGGACCGCATCAAGTCCGAAGCCGTCATCAAACAGGAGCACGGCCCGGAAGCCTAG